Proteins encoded by one window of Cylindrospermum stagnale PCC 7417:
- the psb27 gene encoding photosystem II protein Psb27 → MLMKRYWSRLLALVLVVSIGLMGCSGSPDSLTGDYRQDTLAVVNIMRQALNLSGDSPDKAAVQAEARQKITDFSARYQRVNSVSGLSSFTTMRTALNALAGHYSSYPNRPIPEKLKNRLDKELNQVEAALKRGG, encoded by the coding sequence ATGCTTATGAAGCGCTATTGGTCGCGTCTACTTGCCCTGGTTTTAGTTGTATCTATCGGCTTAATGGGTTGTTCTGGCAGTCCTGATAGTTTGACTGGGGATTATCGTCAAGATACCTTAGCTGTAGTCAATATCATGAGACAAGCCCTAAATTTATCAGGCGATTCACCAGATAAAGCAGCAGTTCAAGCAGAAGCCCGGCAAAAAATAACTGATTTTTCAGCTCGCTACCAGCGGGTTAACTCTGTTTCTGGACTTAGCTCCTTTACAACAATGCGAACAGCTCTCAACGCCCTAGCTGGACATTACAGTTCTTACCCAAATCGCCCCATTCCTGAAAAACTCAAAAATCGTCTAGATAAGGAGTTAAACCAAGTAGAAGCAGCGCTGAAGCGTGGTGGTTAA
- the cofH gene encoding 7,8-didemethyl-8-hydroxy-5-deazariboflavin synthase subunit CofH, with protein sequence MPTITVDDILERALIGYDLSPSEGVVLLKQTDPEAIANIRVTADKLRQAQAGDPVTYVINRNINFTNICEQHCSFCAFRRDDGDADAYWLDQAQILEKATDGVRRGATEICMQGGLNPQAQINGKSLPYYLKLVETIKQEFPQLHLHAFSPQEVQFIARLDGLSYADVIAALRDAGVGSMPGTAAEVLDDEVRRILCPEKIDTATWLEIVSTAHKLGLHTTSTMLSGHIETLSQQIGHLEKLRSLQQTAINQGYPARITEFIVLPFVGQEAPKSLRRRVGRDQPVLADALLLGAVARIFLGNWIPNHQPSWVKLGLAGAIEALVWGCNDIGGTLMEEHITTMAGAVGGTCMEVETLQNAIASLGRPYHQRDTLYQRIEKR encoded by the coding sequence GTGCCTACTATAACTGTTGATGATATTCTTGAGCGTGCCCTAATCGGGTACGATTTATCTCCCTCAGAGGGAGTGGTACTGTTAAAACAAACTGATCCAGAGGCGATCGCGAATATTCGGGTGACGGCTGACAAACTCCGTCAAGCTCAAGCTGGTGATCCGGTCACGTACGTAATTAACCGCAATATTAACTTTACTAATATCTGTGAGCAGCACTGTAGTTTTTGTGCTTTCCGCCGGGATGATGGTGATGCCGATGCATATTGGTTAGATCAGGCGCAAATTTTGGAAAAAGCTACAGATGGGGTGCGACGGGGGGCTACAGAAATTTGTATGCAGGGGGGATTAAACCCACAAGCCCAAATCAACGGCAAATCTCTGCCTTATTACCTGAAGCTAGTGGAAACTATCAAGCAGGAATTTCCCCAGCTACATTTGCACGCTTTTTCTCCCCAAGAAGTGCAATTTATTGCCAGACTTGACGGACTGTCTTACGCGGATGTGATTGCTGCTTTGCGGGATGCTGGTGTGGGTTCAATGCCAGGAACAGCGGCTGAGGTGTTGGATGATGAAGTGCGGCGGATATTATGTCCTGAGAAAATCGACACCGCCACTTGGCTAGAAATTGTCAGCACGGCTCACAAATTAGGTTTGCACACTACTAGCACTATGTTGTCGGGGCATATTGAAACGCTCTCCCAACAAATTGGGCATTTAGAAAAATTGCGATCGCTCCAACAAACTGCAATCAATCAGGGATACCCTGCCAGGATTACAGAGTTTATTGTCTTACCTTTCGTGGGACAAGAAGCGCCCAAATCCTTACGTCGTCGTGTTGGACGAGATCAACCAGTGTTAGCTGATGCCTTGCTACTGGGGGCCGTGGCGCGGATTTTCTTGGGAAATTGGATACCTAACCATCAACCGAGTTGGGTAAAACTGGGGTTAGCTGGGGCGATAGAAGCTTTAGTTTGGGGTTGTAACGATATCGGTGGCACATTGATGGAGGAACATATCACTACAATGGCAGGTGCTGTGGGCGGTACTTGTATGGAAGTGGAAACCTTGCAAAATGCGATCGCATCTTTAGGACGACCTTACCACCAACGGGATACTCTGTATCAAAGAATCGAGAAAAGGTAA
- a CDS encoding glycosyltransferase family 39 protein, giving the protein MRISFPVSWDKHSRILKFLLVIVLVLGVSFRFINIDKKAYWDDEAFTSLRTSGYTEAELVERVASVDRISVKDLDKYQNTNLEKGLKDTINSLALEDPQHPPAYYLITWFWVQWFGNSVAAFRSLSALLSLLALPCIYWLCRELFDSFLTAWIAVALIAISPFHILYAQEAREYSLWTVTILLSSASLLQAIRLNTKLKWGIYATTVALSLYTFPSSAIVTIAQVVYVITIEGFRFSKRTITCLLASIAGFIAFSPWLVVIITNLSHINKTVGGQGNMPTLSLIKIWTFNLSRIFIDTNHERAVINFGFENPLTYIIQIILVVLLVILSGYSIYFLCRNTSKRTWLFILTLILVTCLPIMLKDLIDGGARTIVLRYLTPGYLGIQISVAYLLATKITTISRQQKLWRIVLFLLLSGAVYSNVISSQANYWWTKSHSDINFYAAEFINRANRPLLLSDGSMGMILGLSHQINSQVQLQLKPYCHTCRVIPPAVLKKKLLPIPDGFDVFLFAPSNELIQEVEKDAKYKIKLVSVELWRLDKKTI; this is encoded by the coding sequence ATGAGGATAAGTTTTCCAGTCTCATGGGACAAACATTCTAGAATTTTAAAATTTCTACTTGTCATTGTCTTAGTATTAGGCGTAAGTTTTCGTTTTATAAACATTGACAAAAAAGCCTACTGGGATGATGAAGCGTTTACATCATTACGAACTTCGGGATATACAGAAGCTGAATTAGTTGAGCGAGTTGCTAGTGTTGATAGAATTAGTGTTAAGGATTTAGATAAATACCAAAACACTAATCTAGAAAAAGGTTTAAAGGATACAATTAACTCCTTGGCATTAGAAGATCCTCAGCACCCACCAGCATATTACTTAATCACTTGGTTCTGGGTGCAGTGGTTTGGTAATTCTGTGGCAGCATTCAGAAGTTTGTCTGCTTTACTTAGCTTGCTAGCTTTGCCTTGTATTTATTGGTTGTGCCGAGAATTATTTGATTCCTTTTTGACAGCATGGATAGCTGTTGCATTAATCGCTATATCACCATTTCATATACTATATGCTCAGGAAGCAAGGGAGTATAGTTTATGGACGGTGACAATTTTGTTATCAAGTGCATCACTCCTCCAAGCAATACGCCTCAACACAAAGCTGAAATGGGGAATATACGCAACAACCGTAGCACTGAGTCTTTACACTTTTCCATCTTCAGCGATAGTTACAATTGCACAGGTCGTTTATGTAATTACTATCGAAGGTTTCCGCTTCAGCAAGAGGACAATTACTTGTCTGTTGGCATCCATTGCTGGATTTATAGCTTTCTCCCCCTGGCTTGTGGTGATTATTACGAACTTAAGTCATATCAATAAGACAGTTGGCGGACAGGGTAATATGCCTACATTGTCTTTAATTAAAATATGGACTTTTAACCTGAGCCGGATTTTTATTGATACCAATCATGAGAGAGCAGTTATAAACTTTGGCTTTGAGAATCCTTTGACATACATAATCCAGATAATTCTAGTCGTATTGCTGGTAATTTTGTCAGGGTATTCTATATATTTTCTCTGTCGAAATACTTCCAAACGAACTTGGTTATTTATTTTGACATTAATCTTAGTAACCTGTCTGCCTATCATGTTAAAAGATTTAATCGATGGGGGAGCTAGAACAATTGTTTTACGATATCTCACGCCTGGTTATTTGGGTATTCAAATATCTGTTGCTTATCTTCTAGCTACTAAGATTACAACTATATCACGTCAACAGAAACTATGGCGAATTGTTTTATTTCTACTGTTGTCTGGTGCAGTTTATTCCAATGTGATTAGTTCCCAAGCTAATTATTGGTGGACTAAGAGCCATAGCGATATTAATTTCTATGCTGCTGAGTTTATTAATCGAGCTAATCGACCACTTTTGCTCAGTGATGGAAGTATGGGTATGATATTAGGCTTGAGCCATCAAATCAATTCTCAAGTACAGCTACAGTTAAAGCCCTACTGTCACACTTGCCGTGTAATTCCTCCTGCGGTTTTGAAAAAGAAACTCTTACCGATTCCTGATGGTTTTGATGTGTTTTTGTTTGCGCCTTCTAATGAACTAATCCAGGAAGTTGAGAAAGATGCAAAATACAAAATAAAGCTTGTTAGTGTAGAGCTTTGGCGGCTAGATAAGAAAACAATCTAA
- a CDS encoding family 10 glycosylhydrolase, with amino-acid sequence MSNHPLSVTRPILFWRRLFAVVFSSSLLMPNFGNQPAEAQVTQYCQLSATAAKEKEKLRLSALKNNQDAQSRYQKLVQKHAQELQKCRNRTWPENQAIWLRLYPCDIQPGAVDQIMDRIVNRGYNQVYLEAFSDGQVLLPGAANPTAWPSVVRTPGSEKVDLLAAAIKKGRERGLKVYAWMFTVNFGYTYAQRPDKESAIARNGKGQTSLYLVDNGSQVYIDPYNSQAKTDYYRMVQEVLRRRPDGLLFDYVRYPRQAGSDSIATKVTDLWLFTPATQEALFRRAQNNKGLDLIRRFLRKGYITAGDIGEVDKLYPQEGEPLWQGRNPPAAPKSILTATDRQPLLQFDLWQLAVAHAMQGILDFVALASYPVQQQGIPAGVVFFPEGNQSLGQGYDSRLQPWDRFPSNLEWHPMAYATCNNGSCIAAQVQRVLSAAKPGTQVIPALAGRWGSSISPNRPSLEVQMQALRQFSPKIKGVSHFAYSWQYPEQDSDRKFCRAR; translated from the coding sequence ATGTCTAACCATCCCTTGAGTGTTACAAGACCAATATTATTTTGGCGGCGTCTATTTGCTGTCGTTTTTAGCAGTAGTTTGTTGATGCCCAATTTTGGCAACCAACCAGCAGAGGCGCAAGTAACCCAGTATTGTCAGCTATCAGCAACGGCAGCAAAAGAAAAAGAAAAGTTACGTTTGTCAGCACTCAAAAACAATCAAGATGCCCAGAGCCGATACCAAAAGCTAGTACAAAAACACGCACAGGAATTACAGAAGTGCCGCAATCGTACTTGGCCCGAAAACCAAGCAATCTGGTTGCGCTTGTATCCCTGCGACATTCAGCCGGGGGCAGTTGACCAGATTATGGATCGGATTGTCAACCGTGGCTATAACCAAGTTTATTTAGAAGCATTTTCTGACGGGCAGGTACTATTGCCAGGGGCAGCTAACCCCACAGCTTGGCCTTCTGTAGTTCGCACTCCAGGTTCAGAAAAAGTGGATCTACTGGCCGCAGCGATTAAAAAAGGGCGGGAACGAGGTTTGAAGGTTTATGCTTGGATGTTTACTGTCAATTTCGGCTATACCTACGCCCAGCGTCCAGATAAGGAAAGTGCGATCGCTCGTAATGGCAAAGGTCAAACAAGCTTATATCTTGTAGATAATGGCTCTCAAGTATATATCGACCCCTACAATTCCCAAGCGAAAACCGACTACTACCGCATGGTACAAGAGGTGCTGCGCCGTCGCCCAGATGGCTTGCTATTTGACTATGTGCGCTATCCCAGGCAAGCTGGAAGTGATTCGATCGCCACTAAAGTTACAGATTTATGGTTATTTACGCCAGCAACCCAAGAGGCTTTATTTAGAAGGGCACAGAATAATAAAGGGCTGGACTTGATTCGGCGGTTTTTGCGTAAGGGATACATCACCGCCGGAGACATCGGTGAAGTCGATAAACTTTATCCTCAAGAAGGTGAACCCCTATGGCAAGGGCGCAATCCCCCAGCAGCGCCAAAATCAATCTTAACTGCAACTGACAGACAACCACTTCTGCAATTTGATTTATGGCAGTTAGCAGTTGCCCATGCGATGCAAGGTATCTTAGATTTTGTCGCCTTAGCTAGTTACCCAGTACAACAGCAAGGTATTCCCGCTGGGGTGGTGTTTTTCCCTGAAGGTAACCAAAGTTTAGGACAAGGTTATGATTCTCGCTTGCAACCTTGGGATCGGTTTCCGAGTAATCTGGAGTGGCATCCTATGGCTTATGCAACTTGCAATAATGGCAGTTGTATTGCCGCACAAGTGCAGCGGGTTTTGAGTGCAGCAAAACCAGGTACTCAGGTGATTCCCGCTTTGGCTGGTAGGTGGGGATCATCAATCAGCCCCAATCGTCCATCTCTAGAAGTGCAAATGCAAGCACTGCGCCAATTTTCCCCCAAAATCAAGGGGGTGAGCCATTTTGCATATTCTTGGCAATATCCAGAACAAGATAGCGATCGCAAATTCTGTCGCGCTCGATAA